In the Paramisgurnus dabryanus chromosome 18, PD_genome_1.1, whole genome shotgun sequence genome, CACGTGAAGTATGCCCTACAGGCAAGATGATGTGTCATGAGTAGAAGTTATTACTTAACGTCAGGGCTATGAGAGTTCAGATACGGTTTCTTTGAAACACTGCTCTTACAGGAAGATATTTCTGATGACAGACGCCATCTACAGGTGAACACGCGACACATTTCCTGGAAAACCTCTGACTTCTTTTCTGCACGGATAGAGACTGGATTACACAAACTATTTAACTTCAGTGAATTTCTGGCTGTACTGTAGTTCAGCCTTACTAAAATAAACATAGCATTATATGGTTGGGGCGTTTCTTTAATAAGTACCCTTGCACCCATCAGTGCAGGTTTAGAGTCCATTAAtaacctttaaaaaataaatatttcaaatataacATAAATGTGCAGACAGCATTCAATAAAACTGCATGCACATAAATTCTGACCAGTGCCCAATTTTGCTACAGTTTCTTGCACGCGTAAGATTGATatgatcatatttatttattatgtagATTTCACGACTGAGGTGCCACATACAGTAAATAACTGTTATTGCTGGAGAGGTGTGTAATgtttaatcaaaatgtttctATAGCCTAATGTATAATGGTCTACTATATGGTTCATATGGTCTATTGTGTTATGTTgcggtgtgtgtttgtgtttatcttAACTAAAGTATCTTCCGCATGCAGACAGTCTATCTAACAACAGCATGATTTCTCGGAAATCAGGCTGGCAGGCTTTAGAGCGCTCACTCTGGTTGCGCATGCGCGTCACTGATGGGGAAAACCCGCTCGAGGTCTGAATAAAAAGCGCACTCACTGCTTGTGAGATCTTCAGTACTACAGTAAACGCGAGCTCATCATACATTACTCTTTAGGATTTACGCCTTAGCAGGAACTATTGCTCTTTTCACTGTTTCTCTATTTGGATACAACATTGGATTATACTGTAAGTCCATTAGTAATATTTTTTTGGTGCTTTTTGCAATTTATTAGAAATGTTTATATTATGCATATTACAAGATACCTATTTTATATCATAATACATATATtgtaataaattaaatgaaatttgCATCTGTGTCGCATGCACAGCAAAAGCAAAAGTTTTATTAGTTTAAAATAGCAAATTATGCTTTTCATAGAAAACCGAgcgatttattatttttttattatgtacaaTGAAAAGACGTAACGTAATGCGCTTCATGCGTTTCTTAAACCGAACAATGCATTTGTAGGCTCTTTGTACACAGAAgaaattaaagttttttttatttatttacttgtgTTACAGAAATCATGCCTGTGTCCCGAATGCGCATGAGACCATGGCTCGAGGCCAGAATTGACTCCAATACAATTGCTGGACTCATGTGGGTCGACAAGGTAAAGTTCTAACCATTATATATGCAGACCTTCATGTCAGGTGTCTTCTACAAGAAGCGGACTAATCCATAATCATGCATTCTcatgcattttctttttttaggaACAAGGGATGTTTTCAATTCCATGGAAACATGCTGCTCGTCACGGCTGGGAGGTGGACAAAGATGCTTGTTTGTTCAAGCAGTGGGCCATCCACACAGGTAAGGAAGTATGCATGCATATGTAGACCATGCAAGGTTTTACTTAAAGTGAGCTGATAATCACGATTATATTAGTAACTTGAGTTGTCCATGTGTATTGTTAGGTAAATTTAAGGAGGGAGTCACCACACCTGACCCCAAAACATGGAAAGCCAATTTTCGCTGTGCCATGAACTCTCTACCGGACATCGAAGAGGTGAAGGACAAAAGTATCAACAAAGGCTGTGGAGCGGTGAGAGTCTACCGCATGATGCCCGCCATCACCAAAAAGAAAGACAAGAGATCAAAGAACCGTGACAGCAGAAGGCGGGCGAAGGTGTGGATGTTTTCGCTGTCTTCAGTGTGGTgtgattaaaataatagatCCATCTGTAATGCTTAAGGCTAAACGGTGTGtttgcattttgtgtttttaggtCAAAACACAAGAGATGGAGACCGACACTTACACACACATGAAAGAGGAAAGAATTACACAAGAAAACACCATCGACAGCACTGAGAATCCAAGTAAGAGCTTTCAAACTTTAAAAGGTTATTTTCAAATCTCTTATATGTTAAAGAACACAAAATTCATGTATTTTTTGTCCTAAAGGCACCACCAGCCCTAGTGTTGTTGTCCCAGACATCTCCGGATATGAAGTTGAAATTGGCCCTGATAGCACAATCGATATTTACCCCACCAAATTCCAGGTCTCACCGGTCCATTCGACAGGTAATAGAAACAACAGTTTGGTTTTACAACAACAACTTTTTCAAAGTTACACTCAAGACAACAGGTACTCATTGGTTTTTATCTTTATCTTAAACCCTCAGACTTTGAAGATGAAAACGAAGCTATCATTGAGGTGAGTTtacttttaagttttttttttattggcaTTGTGCTTTTTCATTGACAGGAATACCCCATTTAGCATATCTCACAATTGGCCAAAATGTTAGTGTTgttgtaaacaataaaaacaatacgaACAAGCAAAACTCAGTCACTTACAAGTTCCGTGTTTTGCTTCTCCATGCAGATCTCACGGCAATTGGAACGTGATAGTTCGCAGTGGCTACAAAACAATATCCTTGGAAAGGGGTTCCTGGCCAATGAAGTAGCCACAACAGAGTCTCTCAGTCCAGAAAGCCAGTGGAGTGAAAGCTCaggtaaatgcaaaaataacataaaagtgGTCCGCTTCTAATTGAAGTCTTTAGTCACTTCGTTGGCTGCCTTTCAGATGTAATATTTGTGTCTGCCTCCAGTCTTGGTTGGGCCACGTGTCATTCATCTGTATTCATTTGAATGtctttgttattttgttttaggAGAAGAGCTTGAACTTCGCTTATATACAGAACTGAACCCAGGTCTACCTGAAGATCATCTTTGCACATACACAGAGATGTGGAACAGCAACTCCATGCCACAGCTCATCTGTCCTCTCTGAGAGCTGCGGGAACCTGTACATATTTTCTTACCTCAAACTCCATCTTACGGACTTTATGCTCATGAACTTGCAGATAAACTCAACCTTGTACCTCAGTTGTATTCCGGCGGGAGTCGGAAGTCATCATTGATTCAGTTTGGTGTCTTATGCATACATCTGGACATTTTTCAAACAAGgttcttgtgtgtgtgttccaATTTAGGCACTCAAGGCCACAATCCTTAATTACAGAGATGTGTTTTTACTCTGCGTGTCATCGTGTCAGGCCTTTGTTATGAAACGGGTATTTGTCTTTACATAGCCCTGTTCTTGCAATGTAGGACTTGTAGGAAAATGTCATGCTTTTTTATTGAAGGACTAAAGGATCTTTTGGATTTTCCCAATTGAAACAGAGACAaaagtcttttttaaattatggaTTGTGGATTGGATGTCAGCTGTACAGCTTTGTGACCATGTAATCTCATTTTAATGTGAACTTGTCATATTCCGTTAAAGGCTCAAGTCAGGGTTTGGATATATAGGCTACATATACCATACATCAAATGAAGCTGTTGTTTGAATTAGGGGATGGGGTTCTTAactgtaaataatgtaaatatttatttgtaataaaaaatgtgaaaacaattacataaaacagtttatgatttttatttccaatgtgtatttgtatatatatgtgtgtgtgtgtctgtgtgatcctgtctgtgaaatccacaCTAAAGTatctaatgatgagatgaggagcatcaaagtttgatttcacttggatcttactcagtcagtattaagAATAGCAGGATTATATTGTCACAGAATCTTATTCACAtgagtttatttagaaaactgTGAATCACAAAAATTAACCAGCTGGGTTTACATCGACTAGAGCTGTGTCCAAATTCGCCCTTGATCTCCTGTGCAGTACAGTATATAGGGTGTCAGCAATTTTGTAGTTTAGTCCAAAAACTTAATTCCCTATACATTTGTTCACTACTTTTACCCACAGTGCACTCTGATTTTGAGGGTACATTCGATGTACACTGGCTAACTCACTATTTCCCATGATACAACACGAGACAAACACGTGACTGGAATCAGCTGGAGAATACTGACACCAAAAACCATAAATTTATCTTAATATACtggtgtttgtttttattgacAGAAAGtacttttaattttaaacataATATTTAAACATAATAGTAAATTAACATGACAAGAAGTTGTTTTAGTTCGCTTTATTATGaactaataaaataaacatgacaaatgtaataaacagaaaaaatataaaagcgTTTCACAGTACCAAACAGCCAAAATCCAAACAGCCGCACAGGTTAAAGGTTTatgtttacactacaaaaaatactttcttagtattttagttttgttttcagtaaaaatataaaataatcctaaattaacatgcattgtcttgatgagcaaagcaaactaaaaaagtatagtttatagacaaaaaatctacaatttaagtgaattttaagcaaaaaataaaattaaataaaaactgccagtggggtaagaaaaaaatcttgaacttttttaaacacttaattcatgaaaaatttgtttgtgttaagcacaaattcacttaaattgtatattttttgtctaaaaactagacttattttgctcgtcaagaaaatgcatcttgatttaagaatgttttgatatttgtactgaaaacaagacaaaaataccaagttagttttttgcagtgtaggatgATTTCACAGTGATGTCTATTACTATCTAATGCATGATATTTACATCAGCGTCTGAAAGAGTCTCATTCATTTTTGTTCACTTCTTCCCCATATAGTGGACTATTTAGCATTTGCTAATATAGGGAGTAGTGAACGACTGAACAAGTGAGGAAATTCAGTCAGAGCAGCGGGTCCGATAATTTATTGTTGGATGTATAAAAATCATTGAGTGTCATGACAGATACATGCTTGAGGCAGATTCTTCACTGAAATAATTAATTTGTCTCTAATTCTAAAGGttcttttgtttaaaacaatcaCGCTTAAATAACTTTTGACACAATAAAGAAGGGACATGGCCTTAGTTTCAGGTAATCTGTAAATCTGATTTTTGAATCAAACTATCTGGATCCACATCATTTACAAAATTAATcttcatttacattttcattgtTCTCTTGAAACAGTGCTGCTGTGTAAGTTTTGTTCAATTCAAACAGGCCCATTTTTCTTTAGGAAAATCCTTTTATTAGGTTTTcattacaaaaaaacaatagtGACCATAaccatttttactttaatataaaGTCCCATTTATAAGTCACATTACACAAAGAGTCCAAAGTCACTAAATAAACATATGTAGTAAAgaataacaaaaaaatctatGAAGATTTACAACaagattttgttaaaaaaaagtgatgtatttattttacaaatgacatatttcacaaaaaagtgaattttttttatatatttatatatacagtacacacaccATTATATACGATTGGTCCCAGTCCAGGTCAATACTGTGATATTATGGTTGCTTTAATAGTAAATTGCATAATCCTGTCTCCAAAGGTCAGCAAGTTTgcacaatctctctctctctctctctctctctctctctctctctctctctctctctctttctctctctctcttgtgaATATCTCTGAAATATaaagtaaaagaaaaatatgattaaaacaTTAAGTGAAACATTCAAATTTACCTATGATTTAAGTGACATAATGTGGATTGATGAGATAAGAAACATCTTTCTGCATGTGTTGAGGCAGTCTAAAGACACTGTATGTCACCTGTTGTTATCTCTTATGATTTCAATCTAATCTATAGACCCTCATCTCAGAAGTCTGATAATTATTAGGTCATATAGAGCCTTAGCAATATATGACTAATGTCCAAGTTCCCTAAACTGCAAAATATAGAAGAGTAGAGTTTAAAACTCATTCTTAATAAACACATTACAGAACGTGTAGAACAACATTCCCAAAGAGACTAAAGCTCTGATTCATCACTCAACGTCAACTTTTGATCAGTTGTTGTTGTTCCAGAGAAAAATGAATTCTACAGTAAATTCCAAAACCATAATTAACATAAATGTGAGGCATCAAAAATACCTAAAGTATATGATTCCTATGTTGACTATATTGAATTAACCAGTCAgccattaaaacataaaaaatatctgtATATACAGTAATTAACACATAATATACTTTAATGATGCATGGGTTGCTTCATAATGACATTGAAATGTCTCcatacatgtttaaaacatttacctGATTTTGCATACACTGATGTTAAGGTAGAAGTAAGAGTTTGCtaatgcttgtgtttttgtTGGTTTGACCTACATTATAGAAAAAAGAAACATGGCCTCACAGTCTTTAAAAACCTTTATGTTTTATCAAACAACTTACAAACAGTGTTTAAATTCAATGTTTcaatagaaataatttttttagggTGGGGTTTGGGGATAAAACATCATTAGCTCAGTATGAAAACTATTCATTTAATATAAAGGAGTGTGCACAGACGTGTCTGTCTGTACTAAAATGGACCAAACAACAGGGCACTGAAGATTATAGATATAGTGCAAAAGACTTTGGTTACTGtaggtttattttttaaagtcaagTTCTGGATAGGTCTTAAAGGCTTGCCTTTATgccattttggaaatattgggGTTTGTTGTCACACTATTTGAGATTAGTTGTCACAATCCAATTGATCATTAAAAAGCTAAATTCAAACAGTAAACCACAGTCAAGAAACCCCAACTATTTCTTGAAACAGTAACTATAAATATAGCTACAAGCAGCAAGGCCGGAGTCAAGCCCAATAGTGGCACAAATAGGCAAACATCAGTTATGATCATGATGTCATGCCCACCaagtctctacgatgttctgatgcagagatataggtctTGCTAAGCAGTTGCTAAGGTATATCATTGGGTTCTATGGAGTCGCTTGGCATCAACAGAATTAATCAACATCCCAAGTCTACCAGAAGTTCAAAAATGCAGCACCCACACAGCAGAGAGGGAGGGGGAGACCTTGCATGTGTGTGCTagtgcagtggttcccaaactttttcagcgtgcggccccccttgagtaaagtgcattttttgcggccccccgaaagaaaatttatgacaaaaacagttttaaaatgtaatatttaattaaacaaaacatataaaattatacctagtagtgctgttggttagttggcttattattttttaggtttaattacacagaattcatgataaaagaatgtattttataaaatgtcataaaactggggcccccctggcacaatctcgcggcccccctgggggccccggcccccagtttgaaaaccactgtgcTAGTGTGCTTGTGTGCCTCATTCAGCGAATGTAAGACAGAGAGCGTCCTGATTAACCTGTTTCAttaaatcaaccaatcaattgtCAGTGTGGGCGGGCTTTTATCTCTTCTCCCTAACCAAAATAATTAGTGTACCTAGGAGCGCCATGGCAGAGGGAGAGTGACCCAAAAAGCCAAGATAAAAGACACATTTTATGCCACCGTCCAGACAACACGAAAGTGAAGCCCTGTCTTATAAGAGTTCAAAATAATGACAATCTTGCACAATGTACAGTTTGTAACAGAGACTTCAACATTACCCATGGCGGGTTACTAGACTGTAAAAGACATGTTGAGGTGAGTTCAACAAGTTTAATTTcctgtgcattttttttcaggccGGGTAGTTGCCAGGGCCACAAGAAAA is a window encoding:
- the irf1b gene encoding interferon regulatory factor 1b isoform X2 — its product is MPVSRMRMRPWLEARIDSNTIAGLMWVDKEQGMFSIPWKHAARHGWEVDKDACLFKQWAIHTGKFKEGVTTPDPKTWKANFRCAMNSLPDIEEVKDKSINKGCGAVRVYRMMPAITKKKDKRSKNRDSRRRAKVKTQEMETDTYTHMKEERITQENTIDSTENPSTTSPSVVVPDISGYEVEIGPDSTIDIYPTKFQVSPVHSTDFEDENEAIIEEKSLNFAYIQN
- the irf1b gene encoding interferon regulatory factor 1b isoform X1, whose translation is MPVSRMRMRPWLEARIDSNTIAGLMWVDKEQGMFSIPWKHAARHGWEVDKDACLFKQWAIHTGKFKEGVTTPDPKTWKANFRCAMNSLPDIEEVKDKSINKGCGAVRVYRMMPAITKKKDKRSKNRDSRRRAKVKTQEMETDTYTHMKEERITQENTIDSTENPSTTSPSVVVPDISGYEVEIGPDSTIDIYPTKFQVSPVHSTDFEDENEAIIEISRQLERDSSQWLQNNILGKGFLANEVATTESLSPESQWSESSGEELELRLYTELNPGLPEDHLCTYTEMWNSNSMPQLICPL